From Micromonospora nigra, one genomic window encodes:
- a CDS encoding winged helix-turn-helix domain-containing protein, whose amino-acid sequence MSVSPASSRAGWHTSQPAVPGRPPGGQRRPANTPAPVITVTLSIPLAGEESLTPSARRLLEAAWEMVERGEGTISTTAPVERRPDPVPAGRGPATSRALAPTVPTLHILASSRSVLRDGEPLPLTRLEFDLLLHLVAHPRRVFTRLQLLNAVWGYEHAGVRTVDVHVRRLRGKVGVEVPLVTTVYGVGYRLADDARVTIDRAG is encoded by the coding sequence ATGTCGGTCAGCCCCGCCTCGTCGCGCGCCGGATGGCATACGTCCCAGCCCGCGGTCCCCGGTCGACCTCCCGGCGGCCAGCGTCGACCCGCCAACACCCCGGCCCCGGTGATCACCGTGACGCTGTCGATCCCGCTCGCCGGCGAGGAGTCGCTCACCCCGTCGGCCCGACGGCTGCTGGAGGCCGCCTGGGAGATGGTGGAGCGTGGTGAGGGCACCATCTCCACCACCGCCCCGGTGGAGCGCCGTCCCGACCCGGTGCCCGCCGGCCGGGGCCCGGCCACCTCCCGGGCGCTCGCGCCCACCGTCCCGACCCTGCACATCCTCGCCTCGTCCCGGTCGGTGCTGCGCGACGGCGAGCCGCTGCCGCTGACCCGGCTGGAGTTCGACCTGCTGCTACACCTGGTGGCTCACCCGCGTCGCGTCTTCACCCGCCTGCAACTGCTCAACGCGGTCTGGGGCTACGAGCACGCCGGTGTGCGCACGGTCGACGTGCACGTGCGTCGGCTGCGTGGCAAGGTCGGCGTCGAGGTCCCCCTGGTCACCACCGTCTACGGCGTCGGCTACCGGCTCGCCGACGACGCCCGGGTGACCATCGACCGCGCCGGCTGA
- a CDS encoding cupin domain-containing protein encodes MTHLDPPGGHGRPAVPSASAAAALARCVSVEPAKFATAHWGRTPLLSRAAELPDPGFTDLLSPADADELLSRRGLRTPFLRVAKDGQLLPAARYTGGGGAGAEIGDQVLDERILELYAGGATLVLQGLHRIWPALIEFTRDLSTAVGQPLQVNAYLTPAGSQGFATHYDTHDVFVLQVDGRKHWRVHPPVLPDPLERQPWGGRADEVSATAEGEAALDVTLEPGDALYLPRGWLHSAQAQETSSLHLTVGVRALTRYAMVEELLALAAEDRRLRATLPFGTDLADPDAIEPELTETVEALRDWLCSADPAAVAERLRQRAWPAARPAPIRPLAQAAALTAVDADSRVAPRAGLRWRLTREADRVALRLFDRTVTLPASCEPAVRALLTGPVARVGDLPGLDDDGDRVTLARRLLREAVLVPA; translated from the coding sequence ATGACGCATCTCGACCCGCCGGGCGGCCACGGCCGCCCGGCGGTCCCGTCCGCATCCGCCGCAGCGGCCCTGGCCCGGTGTGTCAGCGTCGAACCGGCGAAGTTCGCCACCGCCCACTGGGGGCGGACCCCGCTGCTGTCCCGGGCCGCCGAGCTGCCAGACCCCGGCTTCACCGACCTGCTCAGCCCCGCCGACGCCGACGAACTGCTCAGCCGGCGCGGGCTGCGCACCCCGTTCCTGCGCGTGGCCAAGGACGGCCAGTTGCTGCCGGCGGCGCGCTACACCGGCGGCGGCGGTGCCGGCGCCGAGATCGGCGACCAGGTTCTCGACGAGCGCATCCTGGAGCTGTACGCCGGCGGGGCGACACTCGTGCTGCAGGGCCTGCACCGCATCTGGCCCGCGTTGATCGAGTTCACTCGTGACCTGAGCACCGCCGTGGGCCAGCCGTTGCAGGTCAACGCCTACCTCACCCCGGCCGGCAGTCAGGGTTTCGCCACCCACTACGACACCCACGACGTCTTCGTGCTCCAGGTCGACGGCCGCAAGCACTGGCGTGTCCACCCGCCGGTGCTGCCCGACCCGCTGGAGCGGCAACCGTGGGGCGGACGCGCCGACGAGGTGTCCGCCACCGCCGAGGGCGAGGCCGCGCTCGACGTGACCCTCGAACCCGGCGACGCCCTCTACCTGCCGCGCGGTTGGCTGCACAGCGCCCAGGCGCAGGAGACCAGCTCGCTGCACCTCACCGTCGGAGTGCGCGCCCTGACCCGGTACGCCATGGTCGAGGAGCTGCTCGCGCTCGCCGCCGAGGACCGGCGACTGCGGGCCACCCTGCCCTTCGGCACCGACCTGGCCGACCCCGACGCCATCGAGCCGGAGCTGACCGAGACGGTCGAGGCGTTGCGGGACTGGCTGTGCTCCGCCGACCCGGCCGCCGTGGCCGAGCGCCTGCGGCAGCGGGCCTGGCCGGCCGCCCGGCCCGCGCCGATCCGGCCGCTGGCCCAGGCCGCCGCGCTGACCGCCGTCGACGCCGACAGCCGGGTCGCCCCGCGTGCCGGTCTGCGCTGGCGGCTGACCCGGGAGGCCGACCGGGTGGCGCTGCGCCTGTTCGACCGCACCGTCACCCTGCCCGCCTCCTGCGAGCCGGCCGTCCGCGCCCTGCTCACGGGCCCGGTGGCCCGCGTCGGTGACCTGCCGGGCCTCGACGACGACGGCGATCGCGTCACCCTCGCCCGTCGCCTGCTGCGCGAGGCCGTCCTGGTGCCGGCCTGA
- a CDS encoding DUF2231 domain-containing protein: MQSRLRVQGHPIQPMLVTFPFGLFVCAVVFDLTDVLGGPAFLGLVGYWTAVAALFAAALTTVAGMVDLWDVPADRTRATAITFNLLNVAMSALFLISCLVRADAPQSGASTVLLGTELVGLAVGAAGVRLGARLMRQFEVGRADATSLDALRGVTGSTVEIARPRS, encoded by the coding sequence ATGCAGAGCCGGCTGCGGGTGCAGGGCCATCCCATCCAACCGATGCTGGTCACGTTCCCGTTCGGGCTCTTCGTCTGCGCGGTCGTCTTCGACCTGACCGACGTCCTCGGCGGGCCGGCCTTCCTCGGCCTGGTGGGCTACTGGACGGCGGTCGCCGCGCTGTTCGCCGCCGCCCTGACCACCGTCGCGGGCATGGTCGACCTGTGGGACGTTCCCGCCGACCGCACCCGGGCCACGGCGATCACCTTCAACCTGCTCAACGTGGCCATGTCGGCGCTTTTCCTGATCTCCTGCCTGGTGCGGGCGGACGCACCGCAGAGCGGCGCCTCGACGGTGCTGCTGGGCACGGAACTGGTCGGCCTGGCCGTCGGCGCGGCCGGGGTACGCCTGGGCGCCCGGCTGATGCGCCAGTTCGAGGTCGGTCGGGCCGACGCGACGTCTCTCGACGCGTTGCGCGGCGTCACCGGCTCCACCGTGGAGATCGCGCGTCCCCGGTCCTGA
- the secA2 gene encoding accessory Sec system translocase SecA2 — MGVSQRFKSRFRRFLQRPGTTVDLAPLEKLLPAIEAREDELSALDDAELTEAAGAASGYEEICAIGREAARRGIDLRPYDVQLLGAMALLSGKVAEMATGEGKTLTAAIAAYGHVRLGNGPVHVITVNDYLARRDARWMEPVYTLLGLSVGWVNEASTPAQRREAYACDVTYVSVSEAGFDYLRDQLVTDVADRVQPPLSTAIVDEADSILIDEARVPMVLAGSVQGEQDPVHTAAALVRGLRKGKHYTVAEDGRSAAFTSAGLAAVEAKLGIDLYDEEHVAQLSAVNVALHAHALLHRDVDYIVRDGSVELIDEMRGRVAQRRRWPDGLQAAVEAKEGLDATAEGEVLGTIAVQAYVGLYPVKCGMTATAVLVGDQLREFFGLEVAVIPPNTPCVREDEPDRIYATRAEKEEALVDEIRRNHERGRPVLVGTLDVKESESLAAALHAAGVPSVVLNAKNDDEEATIIAEAGAYGAVTVSTQMAGRGVDIRLGGSDQADRDRVAELGGLYVIGSGRHDSRRVDDQLRGRAGRQGDPGGSVFFVSLEDDLVVRHAGDAVPPSPRMNADGLVTDELVDYAVEHAQRVAEGVNHEIHRNTWRYSVVIEQQRKALAERRERLLTSDVAALMLLDRLPEKAGEMDEDLLARVARSIALYHLDRLWAEHLAELSEVREGVHLRALGRLDPLDEFHRSAVPAFNELVPEIERRTIDTFTETEFDDDWEPDAAKLVRPSATWTYLVHDNPFGSELDRLIASVGRRLGAGSR, encoded by the coding sequence ATGGGTGTGTCGCAACGGTTCAAGAGCAGGTTCCGCCGGTTCCTCCAGCGCCCGGGGACGACCGTCGACCTGGCGCCGCTGGAGAAGCTGCTGCCGGCCATCGAGGCCCGCGAGGATGAGCTGTCGGCGCTCGATGACGCCGAGTTGACCGAGGCCGCCGGCGCGGCCTCCGGCTACGAGGAGATCTGCGCGATCGGCCGCGAGGCCGCCCGCCGCGGCATCGACCTGCGGCCGTACGACGTGCAGCTGCTGGGCGCGATGGCGCTGCTGTCGGGCAAGGTGGCCGAGATGGCCACCGGTGAGGGCAAGACCCTCACCGCCGCGATCGCCGCGTACGGGCACGTGCGGCTGGGCAACGGGCCCGTCCACGTGATCACCGTCAACGACTACCTGGCCCGCCGCGACGCGCGGTGGATGGAACCCGTCTACACGCTGCTGGGGCTGTCGGTGGGCTGGGTGAACGAGGCGTCCACCCCGGCGCAGCGGCGGGAGGCGTACGCCTGCGACGTCACCTACGTCTCGGTCAGTGAGGCCGGTTTCGACTATCTGCGCGACCAGCTCGTCACCGACGTCGCCGACCGGGTCCAGCCCCCACTGTCCACGGCGATCGTCGACGAGGCCGACTCGATCCTGATCGACGAGGCCCGGGTGCCGATGGTCCTGGCCGGCTCGGTGCAGGGTGAGCAGGATCCGGTGCACACGGCCGCCGCGTTGGTGCGGGGACTGCGCAAGGGGAAGCACTACACGGTCGCGGAGGACGGCCGCAGTGCCGCCTTCACCTCCGCCGGCCTGGCCGCCGTCGAGGCCAAGCTCGGCATCGACCTGTACGACGAGGAGCACGTCGCCCAGCTGTCGGCGGTGAACGTGGCGCTGCACGCCCACGCGCTGCTGCACCGCGACGTCGACTACATCGTGCGCGACGGCTCGGTCGAGTTGATCGACGAGATGCGGGGCCGGGTGGCGCAGCGCCGCCGCTGGCCCGACGGGTTGCAGGCGGCCGTCGAGGCCAAGGAGGGTCTGGACGCGACGGCCGAGGGCGAGGTGCTGGGCACGATCGCCGTGCAGGCGTACGTCGGGCTGTACCCGGTCAAGTGCGGCATGACCGCGACGGCGGTGCTGGTCGGCGACCAGCTGCGCGAGTTCTTCGGCCTGGAGGTGGCGGTGATCCCGCCGAACACGCCGTGCGTGCGGGAGGACGAGCCGGACCGCATCTACGCCACCCGCGCGGAGAAGGAGGAGGCGCTGGTCGACGAGATCCGGCGCAACCACGAGCGGGGCCGTCCGGTGCTCGTCGGCACCCTCGACGTGAAGGAGTCCGAGAGCCTGGCCGCCGCCCTGCACGCGGCGGGGGTGCCCAGCGTGGTGCTCAACGCCAAGAACGACGACGAGGAGGCGACGATCATCGCCGAGGCCGGCGCGTACGGCGCGGTGACCGTCTCCACGCAGATGGCCGGCCGGGGCGTGGACATCCGCCTGGGCGGCAGCGACCAGGCCGACCGGGACCGGGTGGCGGAGCTGGGCGGCCTGTACGTCATCGGCAGCGGCCGGCACGACAGCCGCCGGGTCGACGACCAGTTGCGCGGCAGGGCGGGCCGGCAGGGCGACCCGGGTGGCTCGGTGTTCTTCGTCAGCCTGGAGGACGACCTGGTGGTGCGGCACGCGGGCGACGCGGTGCCGCCGTCGCCGCGGATGAACGCCGACGGACTGGTCACCGACGAGCTGGTCGACTATGCGGTGGAGCACGCCCAGCGCGTCGCCGAGGGCGTCAACCACGAGATCCACCGCAACACCTGGCGCTACAGCGTGGTCATCGAGCAGCAGCGCAAGGCGCTCGCCGAGCGGCGGGAGCGGTTGCTGACCAGCGACGTGGCGGCGCTGATGCTGCTGGACCGGCTGCCCGAGAAGGCCGGGGAGATGGATGAGGACCTGCTGGCCCGGGTGGCGCGCTCGATCGCGCTCTACCATCTCGACCGGCTCTGGGCCGAACACCTGGCGGAGCTGTCGGAGGTGCGCGAGGGCGTGCACCTGCGGGCCCTGGGCCGCCTCGATCCGCTGGACGAGTTCCACCGCTCGGCGGTTCCCGCGTTCAACGAGCTGGTGCCGGAGATCGAGCGGCGCACGATCGACACGTTCACCGAGACCGAGTTCGACGACGACTGGGAGCCGGACGCGGCGAAGCTGGTGCGGCCCAGTGCCACGTGGACGTACCTGGTGCACGACAACCCGTTCGGTTCGGAGCTGGACCGGCTTATCGCCTCGGTGGGGCGCCGGCTCGGGGCGGGCTCCCGCTGA
- a CDS encoding PIG-L deacetylase family protein, producing MTESLEPVTEDWQRALVVVAHPDDLEFGGAAAVARWTQQGKQLVYCLVTSGEAGIDGMSPQRARVVREAEQRESAALVGVDTVEFLGLPDGILEYGVPLRRELAAAVRRHRPEIVLTNNFRDTWDGGDTLNQADHIAVGRATLDAVRDAGNRWIFPEQLTDGVEPWNGVRQVWAVASPRSAHGVDVTATFDRGVASLRAHEAYLSGLGDGSFDAEEFLEGLARPAGSRLGVRYGVTFEVFHFDLW from the coding sequence ATGACCGAGTCACTGGAGCCGGTGACCGAGGACTGGCAGCGTGCGCTGGTTGTCGTGGCCCACCCGGACGACCTGGAGTTCGGCGGCGCGGCGGCCGTGGCCCGCTGGACGCAGCAGGGCAAGCAGTTGGTCTACTGCCTGGTCACCAGCGGCGAGGCGGGCATCGACGGGATGTCACCGCAGCGCGCCCGGGTCGTCCGCGAGGCCGAACAGCGGGAGTCGGCGGCGCTGGTCGGCGTGGACACGGTGGAGTTCCTCGGCCTGCCGGACGGCATCCTGGAGTACGGCGTGCCGCTGCGCCGGGAACTCGCGGCGGCGGTCCGCCGGCACCGGCCGGAGATCGTGCTGACCAACAACTTCCGCGACACCTGGGACGGCGGGGACACGCTCAACCAGGCCGACCACATCGCGGTGGGCCGGGCGACGCTGGACGCGGTGCGCGACGCCGGCAACCGCTGGATCTTTCCCGAGCAGCTCACCGACGGCGTCGAGCCGTGGAACGGGGTGCGCCAGGTGTGGGCGGTGGCCTCGCCCCGCTCGGCCCACGGCGTCGACGTCACCGCCACCTTCGACCGGGGGGTGGCCTCGCTGCGGGCGCACGAGGCGTACCTGAGCGGCCTCGGTGACGGCAGCTTCGACGCCGAGGAGTTCCTGGAGGGGTTGGCCCGGCCGGCGGGCAGTCGGCTCGGCGTCCGCTACGGCGTGACCTTCGAGGTGTTCCACTTCGACCTGTGGTGA
- a CDS encoding TraR/DksA family transcriptional regulator, which translates to MLVHDTVGTGRSQAETDQIRLSLQARYDELSAEYEQAVLQSQVLRLVEVGDTAGDDQADSGTKTAERDTAQSLLRTILDRRAQYEHALDRLAEGTYGWCEGCSAAIPVERLEIFPSATSCVTCKQNRERRAA; encoded by the coding sequence ATGCTCGTCCACGACACGGTCGGCACGGGCCGGTCCCAGGCGGAGACCGACCAGATCCGGCTCTCCCTGCAGGCTCGCTACGACGAGCTGTCCGCGGAGTACGAGCAGGCGGTGCTGCAGAGCCAGGTGCTACGCCTGGTGGAGGTCGGCGACACCGCCGGGGACGACCAGGCCGACAGCGGCACCAAGACCGCGGAGCGGGACACCGCGCAGTCCCTGCTGCGTACCATCCTCGACCGTCGCGCCCAGTACGAGCACGCCCTCGACCGGCTGGCGGAGGGCACCTACGGCTGGTGCGAGGGGTGCTCGGCGGCGATTCCCGTGGAGCGGCTGGAGATCTTCCCGTCCGCCACCAGTTGCGTGACCTGCAAGCAGAACCGGGAGCGGCGGGCCGCCTGA
- a CDS encoding ankyrin repeat domain-containing protein, producing MFDLARDGTTGEIAGYVDAGLPVDLTNDKGDTLLILAAYHAHPDTVAALLARGADHTRTNDRGQTALAAAVFRSSTGAVRALLDAGADPGHGSPSAVETAQFFDLPEMLALLRSR from the coding sequence ATGTTCGACCTGGCGCGCGACGGCACGACCGGCGAGATCGCCGGTTACGTCGACGCCGGGCTGCCGGTCGACCTGACCAACGACAAGGGCGACACGCTGCTGATCCTCGCGGCATACCACGCCCACCCAGACACCGTCGCCGCGCTGCTGGCCCGGGGCGCCGACCACACCCGCACCAACGACCGCGGGCAGACGGCCCTGGCCGCCGCCGTGTTCCGCAGCAGCACGGGCGCGGTCCGCGCACTGCTCGACGCGGGCGCCGACCCGGGCCACGGCAGCCCGTCGGCCGTGGAGACCGCCCAGTTCTTCGACCTTCCGGAGATGCTGGCGCTGCTCCGCTCCCGGTGA
- a CDS encoding GAF and ANTAR domain-containing protein: MNLETRDPVVHTLGVLEMAALLRELTAGLLTVDDFDEGLSALVRITRDALVGVSWCGFTALRAGEPAGVAASDPGLAELDDLRRASDSPALDAIRRREMIRAEDLGRETRWPTWTPRARELGVQGAISAPVDIDEQVIGAINLYAATPETLTTGHQLTAMLLAEHAGLLLAAVRDRARRAALAGERGSALLGDGVVGQAIGVIMAQRGCPAPEALEVLRSAATSLTIPLHEVAERLVSTVARPRDT; this comes from the coding sequence GTGAACCTGGAGACGCGGGACCCGGTGGTGCACACCCTGGGCGTGCTGGAGATGGCCGCCCTGTTGCGGGAACTGACCGCCGGGCTGCTCACCGTCGACGACTTCGACGAGGGGCTGTCCGCGCTGGTGCGGATCACCCGGGACGCCCTGGTCGGGGTGAGCTGGTGCGGATTCACGGCCCTGCGGGCGGGCGAACCGGCCGGCGTGGCGGCGTCCGACCCCGGGCTGGCCGAGCTGGACGACCTGCGGCGGGCCTCCGACTCGCCGGCCCTGGACGCCATCCGGCGCCGCGAGATGATCCGCGCGGAGGACCTGGGCCGGGAGACCCGGTGGCCCACCTGGACGCCCCGGGCCCGCGAACTCGGGGTGCAGGGGGCGATCTCCGCCCCGGTCGACATCGACGAGCAGGTGATCGGCGCGATCAACCTGTACGCCGCCACCCCGGAGACCCTGACGACCGGCCACCAGCTCACGGCGATGCTGCTGGCCGAGCACGCCGGGCTGCTGCTCGCCGCGGTACGCGACCGCGCCCGCCGGGCCGCGCTGGCGGGCGAGCGGGGCTCGGCGCTGCTCGGCGACGGGGTGGTGGGCCAGGCGATAGGGGTCATCATGGCCCAGCGGGGTTGCCCCGCCCCGGAGGCCCTGGAGGTGCTGCGCAGCGCCGCGACGTCGCTGACGATCCCGCTGCACGAGGTGGCGGAGCGGCTGGTCAGCACCGTGGCGCGCCCCCGGGACACCTGA
- a CDS encoding uridine kinase → MRVRPISPQRLVAVLVDRIADQRPPGRLRVAVDGAPAAAPDTLAAALLAPLRARGRPVLHVRSEDFLRPASTRLEHGRTNPDSYYEGWVDQTGLRREVLDPAGPHGDGRLLPSLWDARADRASRASYVDLPPGGVVLVSGALLLGAGLPFDLTVHLQVSPAALARRTEPAHAWTLPAFHRYADEVDPAGFADVVVRVDDPRRPALVESGASSV, encoded by the coding sequence ATGCGCGTACGGCCCATCTCCCCGCAGCGACTCGTCGCCGTCCTCGTCGACCGGATCGCCGACCAGCGCCCGCCGGGGCGACTGCGGGTCGCGGTGGACGGTGCCCCCGCCGCCGCCCCCGACACGCTCGCTGCCGCCCTGCTGGCCCCGCTGCGGGCCCGGGGTCGTCCGGTGCTGCACGTGCGGTCCGAGGACTTCCTGCGGCCCGCCTCGACCCGCCTGGAGCACGGCCGCACCAATCCGGACTCCTACTACGAGGGTTGGGTGGACCAGACCGGCCTACGCCGGGAGGTGCTCGACCCGGCCGGGCCGCACGGCGACGGGCGGTTGCTGCCCTCCCTGTGGGACGCCCGGGCGGACCGGGCCAGCCGCGCCTCCTACGTCGACCTGCCACCCGGCGGCGTCGTCCTGGTCAGTGGTGCCCTGCTGCTCGGCGCCGGCCTGCCCTTCGACCTCACCGTGCACCTGCAGGTCTCGCCGGCCGCGTTGGCCCGGCGCACCGAGCCGGCCCACGCCTGGACGTTGCCGGCCTTCCACCGCTACGCCGACGAGGTCGACCCGGCCGGGTTCGCCGACGTCGTCGTGCGGGTGGACGACCCACGCCGGCCCGCGCTCGTGGAGTCGGGAGCCTCGTCGGTTTGA
- a CDS encoding DUF2267 domain-containing protein, whose protein sequence is MAEQLHSAFESSMDKTNVILKEIEQAYGWPKEQRNQSYAALRTVLHLLRDRMPVAESVEFAQQLPVLVRGIYFDGWQPENVPIKLNRDDFLYEVRQGFPYDVQGGPEQVVRVVLDTLRRHVTQGEWQDVKSTMPGDLAKIIP, encoded by the coding sequence ATGGCTGAGCAGTTGCATTCCGCGTTCGAGTCCTCCATGGACAAGACGAACGTCATCCTCAAGGAGATCGAGCAGGCGTACGGCTGGCCGAAGGAGCAACGCAACCAGTCGTACGCGGCGCTGCGCACGGTGCTGCACCTGCTGCGGGACCGGATGCCGGTGGCGGAGAGCGTCGAGTTCGCCCAGCAGCTGCCGGTGCTGGTGCGGGGCATCTACTTCGACGGCTGGCAGCCCGAGAACGTGCCGATCAAGCTGAACCGCGACGACTTCCTCTACGAGGTCCGTCAGGGGTTCCCGTACGACGTGCAGGGCGGCCCGGAGCAGGTGGTGCGGGTGGTCCTGGACACGTTGCGCCGGCACGTGACCCAGGGCGAGTGGCAGGACGTGAAGTCCACCATGCCCGGCGACCTGGCGAAGATCATCCCTTGA
- a CDS encoding FtsK/SpoIIIE domain-containing protein — protein sequence MADRRAQLVDRVRGMLAEALGASRTRLATASADLAAARERAARVRRAAGVVPERVGAERDRRLAEIEARHATRIAELARRAAAAAERAAPGAGSAEWAGWRPTPVSRAEPPGAARIGTVRVPGAEPVPALLPLLDGGHVALTGDERGCETVVAALLLRAVGRGAPGTVRLVGYDPDQLGGGLAGFAPLGTAGLLTFVGPGGLGGLLDDLVEQIRRINETVLAGEHASLRELAEATGRRPEPWRVAVLLGGDELSRHERGQLDRIVRAGAACGVHLVVWGVALPDAPSVTRVRVEPDGAWIGPLPVRLDPPPPATLLTLTCREVARVVSAGPAPTPFTDLLPPPESMWREDSAVALTAPIGEGPDGRPVLLTLGDYPPHALIGGPSGTGKTNLIFAWIGALASRYSPAELEFYLLDFKEGVSFARFAQGRRDPSWLPHMRLVGINVNTDREFGLALLRFLAEELRRRADAAKKHEVTKLAELRAVDPAGHWPRIVAVVDEFQMLLAGRDAVAREAADLLEDLARRGRSQGIHLVLASQDVRGIEALWGRPALVAQFTLRIALPKALRILAERNDAAQSLPKYHAVVNAESGLAEGNQVARIPSAGDWETWSGLQHRLWRMRPAEAAPARLFDGDAVPRLVDAPDFRALAAPQVGTPRGPVALLGEIIDVQARSAAMRLPRAPGRNLAVLGTRIDEACAVLDAAARSLARQHRPGSARFSIACLDPDADPAARALYEDLADDAAWYDEETVAELMAETAQGLGGSGGGAPHYLLLFAVDAAAGSLAGRVGGRSGLEHLRRILHDGPERRTHVLAWWRGVARMRADLGGPAARTDQIGAWVALDTHGGELGSSLYPGTGGPDWYPRPWRGLFFDRAVHRTGQTIIPYGPSR from the coding sequence ATGGCTGACCGGCGTGCCCAACTGGTCGACCGGGTCCGGGGCATGCTCGCCGAGGCGCTCGGCGCGTCCCGCACCCGCCTCGCCACCGCGTCGGCCGACCTGGCGGCGGCCCGGGAACGGGCGGCACGGGTGCGGCGCGCGGCAGGGGTGGTGCCCGAGCGGGTCGGTGCCGAGCGGGACCGCCGGCTGGCCGAGATCGAGGCCCGGCACGCCACCCGGATCGCCGAGCTGGCCCGTCGGGCCGCCGCCGCGGCCGAGCGGGCGGCGCCCGGGGCCGGTTCCGCCGAGTGGGCGGGTTGGCGTCCCACTCCGGTGTCGCGGGCCGAACCGCCGGGCGCCGCGCGGATCGGCACGGTACGGGTGCCCGGGGCCGAACCGGTGCCCGCGCTGCTGCCGCTGCTCGACGGCGGGCACGTCGCGCTCACCGGCGACGAACGGGGCTGCGAGACGGTCGTCGCGGCGCTGCTGCTGCGGGCGGTGGGCCGGGGCGCGCCGGGCACCGTGCGGCTCGTCGGGTACGACCCCGACCAGCTCGGCGGGGGCCTGGCCGGCTTCGCCCCACTGGGCACGGCCGGGCTGCTCACCTTCGTCGGACCGGGCGGGCTGGGCGGGCTCCTCGACGACCTGGTGGAGCAGATCCGCCGGATCAACGAGACCGTGCTGGCCGGCGAGCACGCCTCGCTGCGGGAGCTGGCCGAGGCGACGGGCCGCCGACCGGAACCGTGGCGGGTGGCCGTGCTGCTCGGCGGCGACGAACTGTCCCGACACGAACGCGGCCAGCTCGACCGGATCGTCCGGGCCGGCGCGGCGTGCGGGGTGCATCTGGTGGTGTGGGGGGTGGCGCTGCCGGACGCGCCGTCGGTGACGCGGGTACGGGTGGAGCCCGACGGCGCGTGGATCGGCCCGTTGCCGGTGCGCCTCGACCCGCCGCCCCCGGCGACCCTGCTCACGCTGACCTGCCGGGAGGTGGCTCGGGTGGTCAGTGCCGGGCCGGCACCCACCCCGTTCACCGATCTGCTGCCGCCGCCGGAGTCGATGTGGCGGGAGGATTCGGCCGTCGCGCTGACCGCGCCGATCGGGGAGGGCCCGGACGGGCGGCCGGTGCTGCTCACCCTCGGCGACTACCCACCGCACGCCCTGATCGGCGGCCCGTCCGGCACCGGGAAGACAAATCTGATCTTCGCCTGGATCGGCGCGCTCGCGTCCCGCTACTCCCCCGCCGAGCTGGAGTTCTACCTGCTCGACTTCAAGGAGGGGGTGTCCTTCGCCCGGTTCGCGCAGGGGCGGCGGGACCCGAGCTGGCTGCCGCACATGCGGCTGGTCGGCATCAACGTCAACACCGACCGGGAGTTCGGCCTGGCGCTGCTGCGATTCCTCGCCGAGGAGCTGCGTCGGCGCGCTGACGCGGCGAAGAAGCACGAGGTCACCAAGCTGGCCGAGCTGCGGGCGGTGGACCCGGCGGGGCACTGGCCGCGGATCGTGGCGGTCGTCGACGAGTTCCAGATGCTGCTCGCCGGCCGCGACGCGGTGGCCCGGGAGGCGGCCGACCTGCTGGAGGACCTGGCCCGGCGGGGCCGGTCGCAGGGCATCCACCTGGTGCTGGCCTCACAGGACGTGCGGGGCATCGAGGCGTTGTGGGGGCGACCGGCGCTGGTCGCCCAGTTCACCCTGCGCATCGCGCTGCCCAAGGCGCTGCGGATCCTGGCCGAGCGGAACGACGCCGCGCAGTCGCTGCCCAAGTACCACGCGGTCGTCAACGCCGAGTCCGGGCTGGCCGAGGGTAACCAGGTGGCGCGGATCCCCTCGGCGGGTGACTGGGAGACCTGGAGCGGGTTGCAGCACCGGCTGTGGCGGATGCGCCCCGCCGAGGCCGCCCCGGCCCGACTCTTCGACGGCGACGCCGTCCCCCGGTTGGTCGACGCGCCGGACTTCCGGGCACTGGCCGCGCCGCAGGTCGGTACGCCGCGCGGGCCGGTGGCCCTGCTCGGCGAGATCATCGACGTGCAGGCCCGCTCCGCCGCCATGCGGCTGCCGCGCGCGCCGGGGCGCAACCTCGCCGTGCTGGGCACCCGGATCGACGAGGCGTGCGCGGTGCTCGACGCCGCCGCCCGTTCCCTGGCCCGGCAGCACCGGCCGGGCAGCGCCCGGTTCTCCATCGCCTGCCTGGATCCGGACGCCGACCCGGCGGCCCGCGCGTTGTACGAGGATCTGGCCGACGACGCCGCCTGGTACGACGAGGAGACCGTCGCGGAGCTGATGGCCGAGACGGCGCAGGGGTTGGGTGGCTCGGGCGGCGGCGCACCGCACTACCTGCTGCTGTTCGCGGTCGACGCGGCGGCCGGCTCGCTCGCCGGGCGCGTCGGCGGTCGTTCCGGTCTGGAGCACCTGCGGCGGATCCTGCACGACGGGCCGGAGCGGCGCACCCACGTGCTGGCCTGGTGGCGGGGCGTGGCCCGGATGCGCGCCGACCTGGGCGGCCCGGCGGCGCGCACCGACCAGATCGGCGCCTGGGTGGCGCTGGACACCCACGGCGGAGAGCTGGGCTCGTCGCTGTACCCGGGCACGGGAGGGCCGGACTGGTATCCCCGGCCGTGGCGGGGCCTGTTCTTCGACCGGGCGGTGCACCGCACCGGGCAGACGATCATCCCGTACGGTCCGTCCCGATGA